In a single window of the Zea mays cultivar B73 chromosome 5, Zm-B73-REFERENCE-NAM-5.0, whole genome shotgun sequence genome:
- the LOC100384443 gene encoding uncharacterized protein LOC100384443 precursor, with product MASLLRPLVLVLLIASCAAQQSPPAQPPPTPNAPPANSPPQAPPAGNPPPAPQAPPAGNPPPAPTATPPPAPTTPPPAPTTPPPAPTTPPPAPTTPPPAPTTPPPSPPASPPPAPTTPPPSPPASPPPAPATPPPSPPMAPPPATPPPPATPPPPAAPTPAPSVAPTPPPVATPAASPKSPKTPSPAAATSPAPSLSPAGTPTNEDSGASARAVGFATVVALAGAGLAVLL from the coding sequence ATGGCGTCACTTCTCCGCCCTCTCGTCCTCGTGCTCCTGATCGCCTCCTGCGCAGCGCAGCAGTCACCGCCGGCGCAGCCCCCGCCAACGCCGAACGCGCCACCGGCCAACTCGCCGCCCCAGGCGCCTCCAGCCGGCAACCCGCCGCCGGCGCCCCAGGCGCCGCCGGCAGGCAACCCGCCACCCGCGCCCACCGCCACTCCACCTCCGGCCCCGACCACTCCGCCCCCGGCCCCGACCACTCCTCCCCCGGCTCCCACAACGCCGCCCCCGGCGCCGACAACTCCACCTCCGGCCCCCACCACGCCGCCTCCGTCCCCACCGGCGTCGCCACCGCCCGCTCCCACCACTCCGCCACCGTCTCCCCCGGCAAGCCCGCCGCCCGCTCCCGCCACCCCGCCACCGTCTCCGCCCATGGCGCCACCTCCCGCCACGCCCCCTCCACCCGCCACCCCGCCGCCACCGGCCGCGCCCACGCCGGCCCCGAGCGTGGCCCCGACTCCCCCGCCCGTGGCGACACCGGCTGCGTCCCCCAAGAGCCCCAAGACGCCGAGCCCCGCCGCCGCGACGTCCCCGGCGCCCTCGCTCTCGCCCGCGGGCACGCCGACGAACGAAGACTCGGGTGCAAGCGCGCGCGCGGTCGGCTTCGCCACGGTGGTGGCGTTGGCGGGCGCGGGCCTCGCCGTCTTGCTTTGA
- the LOC100384443 gene encoding uncharacterized protein isoform X1 translates to MASLLRPLVLVLLIASCAAQQSPPAQPPPTPNAPPANSPPQAPPAGNPPPAPTATPPPAPTTPPPAPTTPPPAPTTPPPAPTTPPPAPTTPPPSPPASPPPAPTTPPPSPPASPPPAPATPPPSPPMAPPPATPPPPATPPPPAAPTPAPSVAPTPPPVATPAASPKSPKTPSPAAATSPAPSLSPAGTPTNEDSGASARAVGFATVVALAGAGLAVLL, encoded by the exons ATGGCGTCACTTCTCCGCCCTCTCGTCCTCGTGCTCCTGATCGCCTCCTGCGCAGCGCAGCAGTCACCGCCGGCGCAGCCCCCGCCAACGCCGAACGCGCCACCGGCCAACTCGCCGCCCCAGGCGCCTCCAGCCG GCAACCCGCCACCCGCGCCCACCGCCACTCCACCTCCGGCCCCGACCACTCCGCCCCCGGCCCCGACCACTCCTCCCCCGGCTCCCACAACGCCGCCCCCGGCGCCGACAACTCCACCTCCGGCCCCCACCACGCCGCCTCCGTCCCCACCGGCGTCGCCACCGCCCGCTCCCACCACTCCGCCACCGTCTCCCCCGGCAAGCCCGCCGCCCGCTCCCGCCACCCCGCCACCGTCTCCGCCCATGGCGCCACCTCCCGCCACGCCCCCTCCACCCGCCACCCCGCCGCCACCGGCCGCGCCCACGCCGGCCCCGAGCGTGGCCCCGACTCCCCCGCCCGTGGCGACACCGGCTGCGTCCCCCAAGAGCCCCAAGACGCCGAGCCCCGCCGCCGCGACGTCCCCGGCGCCCTCGCTCTCGCCCGCGGGCACGCCGACGAACGAAGACTCGGGTGCAAGCGCGCGCGCGGTCGGCTTCGCCACGGTGGTGGCGTTGGCGGGCGCGGGCCTCGCCGTCTTGCTTTGA